AAGGAAGTTGTTTATGAGGAAGGGTTTTCCCATCAAGAGATTCGCGGCACTGATCTTGACGCTCGCGTTTGTCGTCGGGGTGTGCGCCGCCGCGTCTCTGCCGACGGCGGATGTAACCGCTCCTTCGACGGTGCTGTTTGCGGCGGAAGCTGCGGAGGGCGCGGTCACGGTGCACGTCGGCAACCCGGGCGGGGAGGCGGTCCAGCGCCTTGCGATCTTCGCCGTTTACACGGACGGGGGTACGCTGGCCCGCGCGGAAGCGCACACGCTGGAGCTGACCGCCGGTACGTCTCTGTCGCACACCTTTGCGGCCAGCCTCGCGGACTATCCGGCCGAAAATCACACATACCGGGTGTTTTGCTGGGACATGTCATACCGCCCGTTGTTTGACGCCGTCGTACCCGGCGAACCCTCCGGACCGCCTCCGGGCGTTCCCATCTCTCTGACAGTCGCGACGGCGTTCCCCGACGAGACGACCGTGGAGCGCGTGGACGTGACCTATTCCGCCGTGCCCAGTACGGACGCCGTCATCACAGAGGTGTCCTACAGCATCGGCGGCGGCGCGCCGGATTATCTCTATCTGCGCGGCGACGACCAAGTGAGCCCCAAGGGCGTATTGGGGATGGGGACCGTCTTCCTCACGCCGGGCGAAAACGTCATTGTGTTCTTTGCGAAGGATTCCGCCGGCCAGACAGCCAGCTACACAGTGTCAAACAGGCCCGTCTATGACGCAGGCAGCGAGCCGCCTCCCTTCACGGAAGAGGATTTGGTGCTCAGCGAGGACGGCGTGAGCTACTTTGTCAGGGGACGGCTGGTCATATTTGCCACGACCGGCGTCTCGGAGACGGCCGTCGCCGCGGCGGCGGCCACCGTCGGCGGCGTCATTCGGAGCGTCAATCGCACCCTGGATATGTACACAGTGGCGGTGACCGGGGACACGGAGGCCGCGCTGCTGGCCGTGGCCGAGCAGCTGCAAGACGCCTTCCCGACACTTTTCGATCTGGTGGATTTGGAATATGTCGAACCTGTGGTCCCGGAAGCCGGCGCCACGGCCGACCCCTGGTGGGACAGTGACCAGTGGGGGCTTGAGGCGATCCGGGTGACCGACGCGTGGGCGCTGCGCCGTTACATGCGCGAGATCAAGCTCGGCGTACTGGACAACGGCGTCGCATACGCCCATGAGGACCTGCAGATCCCCGCCGCCAACGTCAAGAACAACGGCGCCGCCAACCAGAGCCATGGCACCCATGTGGTGGGCACCGTGGGCGCCATCCACGGCAACGGCGTGGGACTGGCCGGCGTGGCGGACATGCGGCGCGACAATCTCTACGGCTACGACGTGTACGCCACCGCGTCCAGCTCGGCCGTCGTGGATCAGGCGAGCGGACTGGCCTGGCTGGTGCAGCGGGGCGTGAAGGTCGTGGGCGTCAGCCTGGGGAGCGCTTCCACCACCGCCGCCAGCAGGCGGACTTTAGAACTGGCCATGAAGAAGCTCCTCGAAAAGGGCTACGACTATCTCATTGTGCAGTCGGCCGGCAACGGCGACAACAGCGGCCTGCCCAGGGACGCCGACGGCGCGGGTGTGTTTCGGTCTGTGACCGACGCCGCGCTGCGGCAGCGGATCCTCCTCGTGGGATCCACCGACCCGAACGGCGCGCTTGAGGCGACGTCCAACTACGGCGCGCGCGTGGATGTGGTGGCGCCCGGCGTGAGCATCTACAGCACGGCGCCGGGCAACCAGTACCAGCGGCTGAGCGGCTCCTCCTCCGCGGCGGCGCACGTCACCGGTGTGGCGGGGCTCGCGTGGTCCGTGAACCCCGGACTGACCGGCGCGCAGGTAAAGACTCTTCTGAAAGACACGGCGGAGGCCGACGGCCGCGCCGTGGACGACGAGCGTACCACCGTGCCCCCGGCCAGTCTGCGCCGGTACCATCAGGTGGACGCGTACAGCGCCGTATACAACGCCATCAGCACGGAGCCGCCCGCCCGCGCGGAGGGCAGCCTGATCGGCCGGGTCGTCACCGCACTGGACGGTACGCCCATCCCCGGCGCGGCCGTCCTGCTTTTCAAAGAGCGCAATTTTGACAATCTGGCCCGTTCCACGCTGACGGACGCGGACGGCAATTATCTGTTTGAGCATCTGGACATCGGCTTATACAGCCTGCGCATCTCGGCCGGCGGCTATCTGCCGGAGATCATCGAGGTGATGGTGGTGGAGGGTCAGCTGATCACGCTGCATCAGCTCTCCGCGGTGCCCGACGGCGGCGGCGAAGAAGAAGTGGACGGCGTCGTGTCCGGCATCGTGTACAATGCGGTGACGGGCAGCCCCGTGGCCGACCCCATTCATCTCCGCTTCACCCGCGGCATCGACACGCCGCAGACAGACGCCGACCCGGAGACGGTCACGGCGGCCGGCGGGTTCTTCCAAATCGCGCTGACGCCGGGCAACTACACCGTGCTGGCCACCGCCGACGGGTATATCCCCAGCACCTTCTATGTGGTCTCCGTGGGCGGCCTCACCCGGGGCGGGCAAAACGGCACTATCACGCCGGTTCTGGCGGCGGACCAGGTGCGCTTTGTCCTCACCTGGGGCGAGTATCCCTCCGATCTGGACTCGCACCTGTTCGGGCCGACGCTGTCCGGTGCGGCGCGGCTTCACACCTGGTATTCCGTCCGTACCCACTACGACGCGGACGGCCTCGCCGCCGACCTGGATGTGGACGACGTCACCAGCTACGGGCCGGAGACCACCACCATCTATCGGATGCGGGACGGCGTCTATGAGTTTGCCGTGCACGATTATACGAACCGTTACGATCTGGACAGCCTGGCGCTGGTCAACTCGCAGGCCAAGGTGGAGGTGTACGCCGGCAACGCGCTACTGGCCACATACCTCGTCCCCCTCAACGGCGGCCTCAGCACCATCTGGTATGTGTGCAACGTCCACATCGAAGGCGGACAGATCACCATCGAGCCCGTGAACCGCATGGTCAACACCACCTCGTTCCCCACCTCGCTCGTGGCGCCGGATCTCCCGGACGCCAGCGGATACGACAGAGACTACGGATACGAAGACGACTACGGAGACGATTACGAAGACGGATATGAAGACGACTACGAAGAGGAAGGCAGCGACGACGCGATCGTAGTCTCCGACAGCGACGGCGTCGAGGACAACATCCAGCCGGGAGACGGCGTCGAAGCGCCCGCCCTCCTGCGGAGAAGCGCCGCCGAAACGCTCTCCGCGGCGTCTGCGTCTGTGGCGTCTGCAGAGGAGACGGGAGACGAGAGTCTCGCCGACACCGCCGCGTGGGCGGACGACATCCCTCACAAAGAGACTCCGGAAGAGGCATATCCCAAAAGATAGCAAAGCGTATGCGCTTTGCAGCTCGCGGCAAGTACAAGAGACGGCCGCCCCCCGGTTTGGGGGCGGCCGGCTCTTGTGCGCCGGCTTTCCCACGCCGCGCCGGGCCCGCCGGCGCAGCCGTTTGAACAGTGATAACGACAATAACAGTATGATACAAAGGGAGTATTGACAACTCTTCCAATTTATGATATCTCTATATCATGGTTCAAGTGTCATCTTCCCCACAAGACGTCTCCCTTTTTGGTAAAAACAGGAGAGGAAAATGCTCATGAAAAAATCTCTCACTTTTGTTCTTAGTTTTTTGGCAGCAATCATTTTAATGGCCGGTTTTTTCTCTTACATATATGGAGCATTTAACATGTTATCGCAAGTATTAAAATTGACAACTGCTTTACTGCTATATCTTTTGGTTGCTCTTTCTTGCTATTTTCTTATATCTAAATACAAGTTGAAGCGCCTATATATCCACATAATAATATTTTTCATCTCTATGTCTTTGCAACTTTTAATATGTTCAAATTATACCTTTCTTGGCGAAGGAGATTTGCGCTATTATTATAGCAATGCGTTAAAAATTCTTGAAGGGAACTTTTCTTATATATCATTATATGCCGCCACATTTCCTGGTACAGTTACTTACCCAACGGTGTTGGCCGCTTTGATGGGAATGTTTGGCACTAGCCGCACAGTGGCGGCAATAGCCAACTGCATATCCGTGAGTTTTGCTCTGTGTTGCATATACACACTTCTGGAGAAGCGGATCAACAAGAGGTTCCTCCTTGCATTCTGTCTCATCATTCCATTGAATCCATACATATCCATCTATTCAAATACTACAAACGCTGAGCTAATTTTTGGTTCTTTCATTGTTTATTCGATAACATTTTTTGACAAGGCCGTCCTGGAACATGAAAAAACCAAACAAATTTTGTTTTATCTTTTGAGTGCTCTATTTTTGGGATTTTCGTTGTTGTTTCGACCGCTTGGAATCATCTTATTAATTGCCTATTGCATTGTGATGCTTCTCTCTGTAGAAGAGAAGGTCTTTAAACGTATATTTATCATTACCCTCTATGGCATCGTCTTTTTCTTCTTGAGCCAATTTAATTCTTTTTTGGTGAGGCAAGTCACTTCCTTTGATGCCCCAAAATTTTCATATGGTTGGAATCTTTATGTCGGGCTATCTGAAAGTGGACGATGGAATCAAACAGATGGAAAAGAATTTTCAGAAGTTTTCTTCCATGCTTCCACGCCGACTGAAATTCAAGAACATTTTGCTCAAAAATCTCTTGACCGTTTAAACACAATGGGCGCACATGTTGTTCTTCATGGAGTGGGAAAATTAGATCATTGGTATTCTGTCGATTACATTTCATCTCAAGTTTTACTGGAGGACGTTATGGCAGGGCATAGCATGCGAGCGTCTAGAAATTTGATTACTATACTCGCTTTTATTTTTGACATTCCAATCTTTGTATTTGGATTATTGGGATGCATATTTGCCTTGATCCGGTATAAAAAACAACATGACATAATTGAGCAATTGATGGCATTTTACTTCACGGGCAGTTTTTTAATTTTCTTTTTTATCGAATTGGCATCCAGGCATACAATATCGCATCACATCTTGATGATTTTGCCCGCATTGTTGTTTTTTCACAAGTTCGCTCATTCCATAAAACCGAAGATCTCAAAGCTGTTATTATGAACTGGATTTGGAAGTTTTACGAAGTATATCCGCGCAGGGGCGCGGCAGGGCAGTGTATTCCGGCCAAAACCCTCTTTCCCCTGCGCAAAAGCCCATATCCGTTAGGATATGGGCTTTGGAGCTGGTGAGCGGACTCGAACCGCTGACCTGCTGATTACGAATCAGCTGCTCTACCAACTGAGCTACATCGGCGTGGGTACGCGTATCACTATACCAAAAAATAATATCGCCGTCAAGTCATATGAAAAATTGATAATTTTACATATTCTTTACATGAAAAAAGCTTTTTGTTGACATGGGGGCGCTAAAATGATCTCATCATAAAACCACACGCGATTAAGGAGGATTTTTTGATGCGCAAATTTAGTTGTACGACCACGCCGCATACGCGCCGTAGCTTTCGCACTCCTTCGACTATGGCCGCTAAAGCGGCCAGTCTCAGTTGGACCACGCCGCTCACGGCGCTCCTGACTCTGATTCTCATTCTCTCGCTGGCGGGCTGCGGCGCGCCTGCCGGTCAGGGCTCTCAGGCGACTCCGCCGGCGGGTCTGAGTTCTCAGGTCACGCCGCCGGCCGCCGAGCAGTCCCCGGCGATAACGGTCGTCTCCCGGGAAGACGGGTCCGGCACGCGCGGCGCCTTCATTGAACTTTTTGGGATAGAGCAGCGGGAAGCGGACGGTTCCCGCAAAGACCTGACCACTAAGGAAGCGGTCATCGCCAATCAGACGGAAGTCATGCTGGTCAGCGTGGCCGGAGACGTCAGCAGCATCGGTTACGTATCCCTCGGTTCCATGAACGACACGGTCAAAGCGGTCAATGTCGACGGCGCGGCGGCGACGACCGACAATGTGAAAACCGGCGTCTATACCATAGCGCGGCCGTTTATCATCGCCACCAAAGGCGCGCCGGCGGGGGTCGCGGCTGATTTCACGGATTATATTTTATCCGCGGCCGGGCAGGAAGTGGTGGCGGCCAATCATTACATCGCGGTCGAAAGCAGCGATTCCTATCGGAGCGCCCAACCGGCCGGCCGGATCGTCGTCGCCGGGTCGTCCTCCGTCACCCCGGTGATGGAAAAACTCACGGAAGCCTATAAAATAGTCAATCCGAACGCGACGGTCGAGATCCAGATGAGCGATTCTTCCGCCGGTTTGACGGCGGCGATCGACGGGACCTGCGATATCGCCATGTCCAGCCGCGACCTGAAAGACACGGAGACAGCCGAACTCACGCCGGTGAAAATCGCCATTGACGGCATCGCGGTCATCGTGAACAAAAACAACGCCCTCGGCAATTTGAGCAAAGAGCAGGTCAAAGCGATATTCACCGGCGACGCCCTCCGGTGGAATGAAATATAGCGCAATGACCGGGGAATCCATTATGCGCGCCGTCTTTTTTCTGACGGCGCTCGTTTCCGTTCTGGCGGTTTTGCTCATCAGCCTTTTTCTCCTGGTCAACGGCCTGCCGGCCTTGGCCAAGATCGGTCTGTTTGAATTCCTCCTCGGGCGGGAATGGTCGCCGTCGGACGTGCCGCCGCTTTTTGGCATACTGCCCATGATCGCCGGCAGTTTTTACGTCACGGCCACCGCTCTGGCCGTCGGAGCGCCGATCGGGCTCTTGGCGGCGGTTTTTCTGGCGCGCGTCTGCCCGCCCGCCTTGTACCGGCTGTTAAAACCGGGAGTGAACCTGCTGGCCGGCATCCCCTCCGTCGTCTATGGCTATTTTGGCATGGCCGTCCTCGTGCCGCATTTGCGCGGCAGCATCCTCTCCGCCGGCATTTTGCTGGGCGTCATGATACTGCCCACCATGACCACTCTGGCCGAAAGCGCGCTGCGCAGCGTGCCGGAATCATATTATGAAGGATCGCTGGCCCTCGGGGCCGGGCATTACCGCTCGGTGTTCCGCGTGCTGATCCCCGCCGCGCGCTCCGGTATGCTGGCGGCGGTGGTGCTGGGCGTGGGCCGGGCGGTCGGGGAAACGATGGCGGTCATCATGGTGGCCGGCAATCAGCCCCGGCTGCCGCACTCGATTTTTCAAGGCGTTCGCACCATGACGGCCAATATAGTGATAGAGATGGGCTATGCCGCCGAACTGCACCGCGAGGCCCTCATCGCTACCGGGGTGGTGCTCTTTGTTTTCATTCTGCTGATAAATCTGTGTTTTTCCGCCCTGAACAGGGGGAACACGTGAGGATCATGAAGAAAAAAGGCCTGAGAAACAAATACCCGGGGAAATACGGCGAAATATTCCTGGGGGCGATCACCTGGGCGGCGGCGCTGCTCATGACCGCCGTTTTGCTCTATATTATCGGGTTTATCGTCTACCGCGGCGTGCCCTATATGAAGCCCTCGCTTTTTTCCCCGACGTATAACAGCACTAACGTCTCGCTCCTGCCGGCTCTGGTCAGCACGGTGTACATGACGGCGTTCGCCCTCGCCCTCGCCCTGCCCCTGGGTCTCGGCGCCGCTATTTATCTGGCGGAATACGCGCGGCGCGGCCATAAGATCGTGCGCCTGATCCGCCTGGCCACCGAAACGCTGGCCGGAATCCCGTCCATCATCCACGGCCTGTTCGGGATGCTGTTCTTCGTCACCTATCTCGGCTGGGGGTTTTCGCTGCTGGCCGGGGTTTGCACGCTGGCGATCATGATCTTGCCGCTTATCATGCGCGCGAGCGAGGAGGCGCTCCTGGCGGCGCCGGATTCTTACCGGGAAGGCGCTTTTGCCCTTGGGGCCGGCAAATTGCGCACCGTGTTCCGCATCGTGCTGCCGGCCGCCGCGCCCGGCATACTGGCCGGGGTGATCTTGTCCGTCGGCCGCATCGTCGGGGAAACCGCCGCGCTCATCTATACGGCGGGCACCGTGGCCCAGATGCCTTTCGCGGAGGGCGGGCCGCCGCTGATCGACGTTTTTGCCTCCGTGCGGACCCTGTCCGTCCATATGTACGCGCTGACACGCGAAGGTTTGCACACGGGCGAAGGTTTTGCCACGGCGCTGACGCTGCTGGCCGTGGTGATGGGGATCAACGCCGCCGCGGCTTGGATGGCCGGACGGGTGGGGAAAAACAGGTCATGAATGTATTTGACATAGAGGAACTGAATCTCTGGTACGGAAAATTCCAGGCGCTGAAAGACGTCGATCTGGCGGCGGCGGACGCGGAAATCACCGCCCTCATCGGCCCCTCCGGCTGCGGCAAATCGACTTTGCTCAAAACTTTGAACCGCATGAACGACCTGACGCCGGACTGCCGGATCACCGGCAGCGTGCGCCTGCGCGGCCAGGATGTTTACGCGGAGCTGCCCGTCAACGAGCTGCGGCGGCGGGTGGGGATGGTTTTTCAAAAACCGAATCCTTTTCCGATGAGCGTCTACGACAATATCGCTTTCGGTCCCCGCACGCACGGGGTCAAGTCGCGTCTGGCCCTGGATGAGACGGTGGAAAAATCGCTCCGGAGCGCGGCCATCTGGGACGAGGTCAAAGACCGGCTGCGCAAATCGGCGCTGGGGCTTTCCGGCGGGCAGCAGCAGCGGCTGTGCATCGCGCGGGCCTTGGCCGTCACCCCGGAAGTCCTTCTTTTGGATGAGCCGACCAGCGCGCTGGATCCGATTTCCACCGGTAAAATAGAGGAATTGCTGTTGACTTTGAAGAAAAACTATTGCATCATCATTGTGACGCATAATATGCAGCAGGCGACGCGCATCAGCGACAAA
This window of the Oscillospiraceae bacterium genome carries:
- the pstC gene encoding phosphate ABC transporter permease subunit PstC encodes the protein MTGESIMRAVFFLTALVSVLAVLLISLFLLVNGLPALAKIGLFEFLLGREWSPSDVPPLFGILPMIAGSFYVTATALAVGAPIGLLAAVFLARVCPPALYRLLKPGVNLLAGIPSVVYGYFGMAVLVPHLRGSILSAGILLGVMILPTMTTLAESALRSVPESYYEGSLALGAGHYRSVFRVLIPAARSGMLAAVVLGVGRAVGETMAVIMVAGNQPRLPHSIFQGVRTMTANIVIEMGYAAELHREALIATGVVLFVFILLINLCFSALNRGNT
- a CDS encoding glycosyltransferase family 39 protein, with the translated sequence MKKSLTFVLSFLAAIILMAGFFSYIYGAFNMLSQVLKLTTALLLYLLVALSCYFLISKYKLKRLYIHIIIFFISMSLQLLICSNYTFLGEGDLRYYYSNALKILEGNFSYISLYAATFPGTVTYPTVLAALMGMFGTSRTVAAIANCISVSFALCCIYTLLEKRINKRFLLAFCLIIPLNPYISIYSNTTNAELIFGSFIVYSITFFDKAVLEHEKTKQILFYLLSALFLGFSLLFRPLGIILLIAYCIVMLLSVEEKVFKRIFIITLYGIVFFFLSQFNSFLVRQVTSFDAPKFSYGWNLYVGLSESGRWNQTDGKEFSEVFFHASTPTEIQEHFAQKSLDRLNTMGAHVVLHGVGKLDHWYSVDYISSQVLLEDVMAGHSMRASRNLITILAFIFDIPIFVFGLLGCIFALIRYKKQHDIIEQLMAFYFTGSFLIFFFIELASRHTISHHILMILPALLFFHKFAHSIKPKISKLLL
- a CDS encoding S8 family serine peptidase, producing MRKGFPIKRFAALILTLAFVVGVCAAASLPTADVTAPSTVLFAAEAAEGAVTVHVGNPGGEAVQRLAIFAVYTDGGTLARAEAHTLELTAGTSLSHTFAASLADYPAENHTYRVFCWDMSYRPLFDAVVPGEPSGPPPGVPISLTVATAFPDETTVERVDVTYSAVPSTDAVITEVSYSIGGGAPDYLYLRGDDQVSPKGVLGMGTVFLTPGENVIVFFAKDSAGQTASYTVSNRPVYDAGSEPPPFTEEDLVLSEDGVSYFVRGRLVIFATTGVSETAVAAAAATVGGVIRSVNRTLDMYTVAVTGDTEAALLAVAEQLQDAFPTLFDLVDLEYVEPVVPEAGATADPWWDSDQWGLEAIRVTDAWALRRYMREIKLGVLDNGVAYAHEDLQIPAANVKNNGAANQSHGTHVVGTVGAIHGNGVGLAGVADMRRDNLYGYDVYATASSSAVVDQASGLAWLVQRGVKVVGVSLGSASTTAASRRTLELAMKKLLEKGYDYLIVQSAGNGDNSGLPRDADGAGVFRSVTDAALRQRILLVGSTDPNGALEATSNYGARVDVVAPGVSIYSTAPGNQYQRLSGSSSAAAHVTGVAGLAWSVNPGLTGAQVKTLLKDTAEADGRAVDDERTTVPPASLRRYHQVDAYSAVYNAISTEPPARAEGSLIGRVVTALDGTPIPGAAVLLFKERNFDNLARSTLTDADGNYLFEHLDIGLYSLRISAGGYLPEIIEVMVVEGQLITLHQLSAVPDGGGEEEVDGVVSGIVYNAVTGSPVADPIHLRFTRGIDTPQTDADPETVTAAGGFFQIALTPGNYTVLATADGYIPSTFYVVSVGGLTRGGQNGTITPVLAADQVRFVLTWGEYPSDLDSHLFGPTLSGAARLHTWYSVRTHYDADGLAADLDVDDVTSYGPETTTIYRMRDGVYEFAVHDYTNRYDLDSLALVNSQAKVEVYAGNALLATYLVPLNGGLSTIWYVCNVHIEGGQITIEPVNRMVNTTSFPTSLVAPDLPDASGYDRDYGYEDDYGDDYEDGYEDDYEEEGSDDAIVVSDSDGVEDNIQPGDGVEAPALLRRSAAETLSAASASVASAEETGDESLADTAAWADDIPHKETPEEAYPKR
- a CDS encoding substrate-binding domain-containing protein: MAAKAASLSWTTPLTALLTLILILSLAGCGAPAGQGSQATPPAGLSSQVTPPAAEQSPAITVVSREDGSGTRGAFIELFGIEQREADGSRKDLTTKEAVIANQTEVMLVSVAGDVSSIGYVSLGSMNDTVKAVNVDGAAATTDNVKTGVYTIARPFIIATKGAPAGVAADFTDYILSAAGQEVVAANHYIAVESSDSYRSAQPAGRIVVAGSSSVTPVMEKLTEAYKIVNPNATVEIQMSDSSAGLTAAIDGTCDIAMSSRDLKDTETAELTPVKIAIDGIAVIVNKNNALGNLSKEQVKAIFTGDALRWNEI
- the pstA gene encoding phosphate ABC transporter permease PstA, whose product is MKKKGLRNKYPGKYGEIFLGAITWAAALLMTAVLLYIIGFIVYRGVPYMKPSLFSPTYNSTNVSLLPALVSTVYMTAFALALALPLGLGAAIYLAEYARRGHKIVRLIRLATETLAGIPSIIHGLFGMLFFVTYLGWGFSLLAGVCTLAIMILPLIMRASEEALLAAPDSYREGAFALGAGKLRTVFRIVLPAAAPGILAGVILSVGRIVGETAALIYTAGTVAQMPFAEGGPPLIDVFASVRTLSVHMYALTREGLHTGEGFATALTLLAVVMGINAAAAWMAGRVGKNRS
- the pstB gene encoding phosphate ABC transporter ATP-binding protein PstB, encoding MNVFDIEELNLWYGKFQALKDVDLAAADAEITALIGPSGCGKSTLLKTLNRMNDLTPDCRITGSVRLRGQDVYAELPVNELRRRVGMVFQKPNPFPMSVYDNIAFGPRTHGVKSRLALDETVEKSLRSAAIWDEVKDRLRKSALGLSGGQQQRLCIARALAVTPEVLLLDEPTSALDPISTGKIEELLLTLKKNYCIIIVTHNMQQATRISDKTAFFLLGEMVEYDNTEKIFSLPRDKRTEDYVTGRFG